The following nucleotide sequence is from Acetivibrio cellulolyticus CD2.
ATTTATATTTTATAAAGCTATATGAAGCCTTAAATTAGCTTTACCAGATTTTAATACAAAATAAAAAATCGGCTCCGACGAATTAAAGCTAGGGTATTCCTCTGCAGCAAACAGCCTTTCGGTAGACTTTTTTGATGCCAGAAAGAAATGCACTTTCTTAGGCATTAAAAAATGGGGCTAACGTCCCGTTGAAACCCATGTTGTAGTTTGCTTGGAATTAGTAGGTTTGAGAATGTCTTTGTAAGAAAAGCGGGTACTTGCACTATTGTATGTTGTGCTTTCATTTGAAGTTTTTTCAGAAGGGCTTTGGAGTCTTATGCTCTTCGGCAAATTCACATGGTACACTTTTACATTTCTTTTTAAATCTTTGCATCTTCTGCGATTCAAGATTTTATTATCTTTAAAAATCAATGCACTTTCTTAAGAAATATAAAAAGAACTGCTGCAAAACCTAGTGGTCTTGCAGCAGTTCCCTATTTAGATATTAACTATTAATTACTCTACTGTATACTCTTGACTAAATGCCTTAGCTTTGTTAGCAGAAGCATCTGTAATATAGTTTACTGCACTCTTAGTTTCAACTTTTACAGTTTTACCAGCTGTCAATGCTTTAATGAAAGTTAATGTTGCTGTAGTTGAACCTGTTGTACTAACAGCTAACGTGTAATCTGTTCCTGCTACTAATGCTGCTCCATCATAAGTTACAATGATATCAGTTGCAGCATAATCATTACTTTTTGCTTTTACATTTTCATCAAATGTTAATGTTATAACTTTACCAGTTGTGCTTACCTTCTTAGCTGCATCAGTAGTTGGAGCTACAAATGCAGGAGCTATACCATCAACTATATTTGTTGTAAATGCACCTGCTGCCATAGCCTTACCTGTATCTGATTTTACTTTATCAGCAACAACAGTTACATTTGTAGGTTTTGAATCTGAAGTAGCAAGTTTTGATACATCTCTCAATGTTGCAAGAATAAGAGTGTGTTCTAACTTATCATCATCATTAACTGCATAAGATATTGATTCGATACCGCCAAGACCATATACAGAACCACTTACTGTAAATGAATCTGAAGAAACTGTTGTTACTTTTCCTTTGATATCGATCTCTATCTTGTTAAGTTCTTTTGTTGTAACTTTAAACATTTCAGGTGCTGATTCTCCGCTTAGAGCAATTCCTGTAGATAGAGCGTCATACAAATTACCTGCAGCATCAGCGAATCTTCCAACTGTCAAAGTACCAGTAACTAAAGTCGCTGGAACAGTTTCTGGAACAGTTATCTTAACTTTCTTGTTTGAACCAAATATTTCTATTGTAGCATCATCATGAAGTTTTGCACCATTTAATCTATAGTTGTTCTTATCAAGTATTGAACCTACGCCTTCAACTTTCATATCTTCTGGGAACGTTACATAGATATATTCTGGTTCTCCAGCAGGTGTTGAAAGATAAGCTGCTTTAATAGCAGTAGGATCAATAGCAGTTTTATCTGTTACTACAAATTCTTTTGTAACTGCAACCATCTTATTTTCTGCTAATGATGAATCTTTAATATCTTTAATTTCTAATGTGTAAGTTCCACCTGTGAGAGCTGAAGAAATTGTAAGTGTAACTTTTTTATCAGCGCTATTGTAAGTTGCATCAAATGTTTTCTCTATTTTCTTTGCGCTTGAATCCTTAATAACGTAGTTTTCTTCAGTTTCAGCACTTGTTTGATTAAGCGTTTCTGAGTAAGTGATTTCTACCTTATTTTCAGCTGTAGCTTCTACCTTTGTAACAGTTGGAGCTTCTTTGTCAACAGTAATAGTTGCTGCCAATTTAGCATCGTCTGCCATCTTGTTGCCCCATGCATCTACAACTTCTACATCTCCAGCTGTTTTTAATACTGTAACAACTACATTACCTTCTGGTAAATAGTAGTCAGTTAAACCACCTGTTCCATCATTAAAGCTAAGAATAAACTCTTTGTTATCAGTTGTAGTTACACTTACAGGCTTCCAAGCTGTATAAGTGTGGTAGAAGTAATCAACAGTTAATTTTGCATCATTTCCACTCTTATCTTTTCTAAAAACAGCTTTATCAAATACGATAATTGCTTCTGTCTGACTAGCTGATTTTAATGTTGCAACAGGAGCAGTTGTATCTTTAAGATATGCCAATTCAAAAGTATTGGATAATACGTTAAAGTTTGCAAAGTCACTGAAGTTGCTTACTTTAACTTTATAAGTCCCTTCACCTAATGAACTTACACCAATTTTTACACTAAGAACTCTCTTATTAGCTGAAAGGTCTTTGCTAACAACACCATAAATTCCATTATTAACAAGTACTTCTGCTAATGAACCAGAAGCTGAATTAACTTGAACAGGTTCTGAGAAAGTGATATCAAATGTGTTTGGTCCAGTTAACTTGATGGAAGACGCTACAGGTAATGTAGTATCTTTGATAACATCAATGCTCTTAGTAGCATCTGCAGTTAAACCAACTTCTTTTTTAACTGTAACATCTACTTTATCCTGTTGTTTTACAGCATTTGTTAATGTTAAAGCTACTGATTTCTTGTCTTCAGACAATGTAGCTAAATCAACACCTTTGCTAGTTGAACCAACTTTAACTGTATAATTTGCTTCTGTTTCAGCTTTATCAGCATCTGCTATTGCTCTTGAGAAAGTAACTATGATTTCTTTTAAGTTGTCTGAACTTACACCTTCAACTCTTAATTCAGCAGGTGCAACTATAACTTTTACTGTAGCTTTAACTGTAGTATCAGCTATAACACCTTCGATTGTCTGTTCACCGTCTTTTGAAGTATCAACTGTTGGCCAAGTAACACTTACATCTGCTGTAGTATCATCTTCATAAGTTGCTTTAACAGTAGCTGGAAGTGTAGCAGCAGCTCCGATATCAACTGTAACATCAGCGATTGCAGCTACAGATTTGATTTCAAGGTATTTAATTTCAGTTTTCTTAAGATCATCTACCTTAACATCTCCGCTTGTTATCAATGATTTAATAAGTTTTACGCCATCAGCCTTAAACTTAGCTTCCAATGTTCCGTAAGAAATACCTACTAAATCATCTTTGATTATTCCAGCATCGCTATTGTATGCTGAAGCTTGAGTAGCTGTTAAACCACCGATTTCGCTCAATTTAGTTGCTGCAGTTTTGTAATCGAAGTCTCCATCGTAACCTAACTGTTGGAGAATCAATGAACTATAAGCTTTACCGTTTAATGCAGCTGCAGGTCTGAATGTTGAATCTGCTGCATAACCTTTTACAATGCCTTTTTCAACCGCAAATGCTACTTGCCTTTTAGCAAATTCTGCTATTGTTCCAGCATCTTTGAATTTTGCAAGCATTGTATCTGCTTGTTCCATTGAAAGTTTTAATGCTTCGTCTTCCTGGCCAAAAATTCTGAGAAGCATAACTACTCCAGTTTGTCTGTCTAGTGATGCTCCTAAATCTGGATTGAACACTTTTTCATCGATTCCTTTGTACAAACCGATTGTGTTAAGCTCATTTGCTTCTTTTTCATAGCTGTATGTTGCAGCAAATGTAGGAGCTATAGCCATTGATCCAACCATAGCAACTGATAATACTGCCGCTAACATCTTTTTGAGATTCTTCATACTCTCAAATCCTCCTTGTATTGTTGTTTTTTGGGGAAGCAGGCTTAAAATATAAAGCCAGGCTACGCCTTATCCCTATGTGTCTTAACCTGACCTATCTTGCATTTTGCTCAAGACTGGCGCACTTAACCTATCTTGAATTCAAAACTAATTATACCATCGGCATTTTTGTGAGTCAACATCTAGAATTTAAGTGTAAAGAAATTGTAATAGAATTGAAACAAACTACATTTAAGCAGCTGGGCGTTTTAATAGGGAAATTATATCATATATTTTTAGGAAATAAAACATTTATTTTATATAAAATTAATATGAATTTTTCATTATAATAACAAAGAAAAGAGTATTAAAATATAAAAAGCCGGTTTTCACCGGCTTTTGTCACGCTTAAGGCACTACTATCTGTTACTGAGGTTTCTTTCTGCCATTTCGATAGCCTTTTTTACAATATTTCCGCAATCTCTTGAAGAAACAGAACCCCAGCCTTCATTCTCAACGATATTGGATACTCCTAACTCTTTTGCTATTTCAGCTTTAAGACTTTCGGACATTATTCCTCCACGTCTACTCATAGTTCATGCCTCCTTTTATATAAGTAGAAACTACTTATATATTTAATTTGCGTACATTCTTATTATTAACAATTTCTCTTATATAATTTAATGAAATTTTTTCAATGCATTCTAAAAAATTCTCATCAAACAGTTACCTTTTTAAGCTTATGTTAATATAATACATTAACCGCATTCTATTTAAAGAAAGGTGATAATATATGCCCTTTACAGCAAGAGAATTACTGGCAAGGCTAATTAAATGCGAAGCTGGCGGGGAAGGTATGAACGGGATGAAAGCTGTAGCAAATGTTGTCATGAACAGAGTCCACGCTTCTTATGGTGAATACTTAAGAGTCTGTCAGGGCGACCTTCGGAAGGTTGTATTCCAACCATACCAATTCACCTGTGTTATGGATACAGTATATGGAGAAGTAAATCCACAAACTATATGGGCAACACCGCCGGAAGATATTCACTATGAAGTTGCAGACTGGGCATTAGCAGGAAATGAGCTTTCGGGAATAGCTGATTGCTTATGGTACTATAACCCATTTAGCCCTAGCTGTAGCGATATATTCCCTTCATCAGGCACAGGAGAGTTTATTACCAGAGTCAATCAACACTGTTTTTACAACCCTACGCCGCTATATGCTGAGACTTAATTAATTCAAAGTAATTTAAATTTAAATCAGGAGGTTTTCTTATGCCAAATTACTTAAACAAAAATGCAATGATGCCAAAAATGAACCCCTATATGTCCCCATGCCAACATTGTGGGGCTGAAGCTGCTTCACAATTTACTCAAGCACTTCCATCAACACAGATGCCAACAGGCATTCCTACAGGACCTATGTACAGTAGTCCTATGCCTGTTCAGCAAACTACTCCTATGCCTGTTTCTCCAGTACCAGTTGGTGGCACTGGTGGAGCTCCGGAAACAGTACAAAATATTCAATATACCCAAGGCTATCTTAAAACTCAGATAGGAAGACATGTTAAAATAGAATTTCTAATTGGAACCAATATGCTTCAAGATAGGGAAGGAACACTATTAGAAGTAGGTACTAGTTATGTTATAATCCGAGAAACAGAAACCGATGATCTGCTGTTATGCGATATGTATTCAATAAAATTTGTAAGATTCTATTATTAATATTTTAAACAAAATAGCAGTAGAGTTTGTTTTTGAAACAATATCGCAGCGGAGTTTGTTGCATTAATTACATATACCGCTGCGATATGTTTACCAGTACTTATCTCTTATACTTTACACTGAAACTACTTTGTCTTCTTTGAGATTTCTGTTAAAGCTTGTGATGCTTCAGTATCAAACCTATAGTCAGTAGCCATATCACCTAATGCCAATATTCCTACCAACTGGTTGTTTTCAATTACCGGAACTCTTCTTATCTGCTGCTGTGCCATAATTCTTGACACTTCGTCCACATCCATATCAGGTGTAACTGTTGTTACCTGGGAAGTCATAACATCCTGAACTTTTGTATCTTGCGGAATCTTACCATGCGCAACATTTCTAACAACTATATCTCTGTCTGTAACAACACCTACTACTTTGTTTTGGTCAAACACCGGTACAGATCCAACATTAAGCTTCTGCATTAATTGAGCTGCTTCTACTACTGTATTTGATGGATTAACATACCCAACATTCTTTGTCATCTTTTCTCTTACTTTCACATAATCATCCCCTTATTTTGAATTCGATTATATTATCCTCATTTATGTTTTTGATAACCGTTGAATATAATGTTAATAAAATAAACTACGTCCTTCATAGTATAAATTTGTTATTTTAAATTTACATTAAACAGTCTAGTATTTATAATTAAGATGATATAATAATAGTAGATATACTTATTTATACAAAATCAAAAGGACTGATTTCTATGCACCACAAATTGAAAATAATTCTTTTATCTATATTTTTTACTTTAATTATGTTTTTACTATTTTTTTTCAAGCCGATCTCAAGCTACATTTATTACTCAATATATAATAAAGACAACCTTACAATAAACGTTTCAGTTGTTAATGCTCAAATCCACACTATCAGTGCGGAATCGTCCAATCGAGTTTTTTTAAAGGCCAGTGTAAAAAATTCGGAAGGTTTCCCTATGTCAAATGCTACTTTAAGATTTTTTATTGAAAATGGCACAGGTGAACTTTCTACTCAAAAAGAATCCACCAATTCACTTGGTGAGTGCATTTTTTCATACACACCACAAAACTACTATGAATTAAAAAGTAAAGAAAACCCTTCTGTTAAAATAACAGCACAGATAAAAAATTCAAATAAGTCATCTTCAATAGGATTTAAACTGATATCTACGCCTATAGTCATGATTTACGGTTATCAGGAATCCCCTGAAGTCTACGATAACTTAAGCGAATATCTTACCTCAAACAAATTCTCCTGCAATACTTTGGAGTATGATTCAAAAGCTGGGGTAATAGCTGGTTCAAAAGTGCTTGGTAAATTTTTAAGTGATAAAAGGCATGAGTATATTAGCAATGGTATCTTAGTTAATAAATTTACTTTAATTACGCATAGCATGGGGGGCCTTGTGGCAAGATACTATACAACAAGTAAGGAATATCTTAAAAATGAAGATGTTAATAAAATTATTTTTACGTCAGCTCCTCATAAAGGATCATATATTGCATCTCTTGGGGAAAATTTTTATAATGATCAGTCTATCAAAGATCTTGCACCGGATAGTAATTTATTTACTAATATTTTTGAAGCCTCAATTAATAAAGGTTTAAATCGATCCATACAAGTTGCAAATATAACAAGTCAGTATGATGAAGTTGTAACTGAAGAGAGCTCCAACCTTGATGAATGGAAGATAAATACCGAGATATTCAATATAGGGGAAAATAACTTTACAATGGATAGCATATTAAGCGGAGATTTATTGAATGCGCCTAATCATAAGGGGATTTTGAACAATATGAGGGTCTTTCAGAGGATAGGCGGGATGTTGAACACCAATTTGGCCTATCCGTCTGAAAAACAGAATTAATTTGATTTTTATTTTAAATTATAAGTTAATGCATATATGTTTGGTGAACTTTTAACTGGATATAATACAGTCAACTTATCTTCATTATAAAGCCTATTCAAATCAATAAGCGGATCTGAAAAGAATCTACCCTGATCAGTTATATCAATCAAAGTCCAGTCAGTCCAATTAGATGCAGCTGTTGCTGAAGCAATTCTGAGATCAGGTAAAATTGCATAGAGTGTATTACTAGATGAAACTGCAAGCTTGCCACGGAAATTACTTACTACACTATAGTCCATAGCATTTCTTTTCCATGTTCCGTCTACATCTCTCCAATAGTGGAAGTACTTACTCTTAGTCCTCGCATTGGTAAAATTGGAATCGTCAGAATTCGAATCGGGCATATGGGAAAGTAATACATGCACTCTCCCCATAGAATCCACTATATGGTGCTCCTGATTTATAAGTCCCCTGTTTTGATTAATAGTCCACACTTTGATTCCAGCAGAGTTTTTATTTATAAAGGTAGTTCCGGTTTTCGCCACTTCAGTACCTACATTGTTTTTCCATGTACGCCCGTTATCATCGCTATAAATATAACACAGATCGTGATTTGTAGTAGCATCCGATGTATCACGCCAGCACCATGTCATATGAAGACGGTTACTCCCTTTGCCATATGACAAACCATGAGCATAAGCATTTACACTGTCGGATATGCCATCAATATATTTACCAAGGCTGGTCCATTGCTGGGTAGCTCCTGAGTATTCCCACAAATATTGATCGCCGCTCCCGCTCGTACCGTAGCGGTATTCAAATAGTATATTTCCTTCCGGAGTTGTAATAAACCTTGGATATGTAACAAGGGTAACTTTTGTATTTCCCAAACTGCTTGTAACCGCGCCAAAGCTTGAAGTATCCCATGAATGATTTGCCGGATCAGCAGCAAGGCCATTTACCGACTTACGGTAGTGCAGATCGTTTCCATGATGATCAAAGGAAAGATGTATGGTACCGTCTTTTGGACAAATCCCGATAGAAATTGTGTTGTGTGCATCATCAGAAGTATTTGTATAGTCTGTAAACTCGAATTTCTTCCATTCTCCTGAAGGCAGTGCCCTTCTTGCAAAAACAACATGTCTGTTGGTATTCCAGAAGGCTGTGTATTGGTAACCATTATAAGAAATAATTCCATCCTGTTGGAATGATTCACCGTTTAAATAACCTCCATAAGATACAACTGTTAACCCTGAGTAAGTCATTAGATTATCTTCCACTTTCCCAAATTCTTTTACTTCTCCTGTATCCAAAGACTTAATCCCTAGCAAGTGCATTTTCAGGAGTGCTATATCTATCGAATTTACACTGCCATCATAATTAACATCTGCTGCTTTTAAAGGGTTTCCAGTCAATAAACTCATACCTAACAAATGCTTTCTAAGTAAAGCAAAGTCAATTGAATTTATTGAACCGTTTTCATCCAAATCTCCACACTTTACCCCCAATTCGGCAGCTAAAGTAATGCTAACTGCCAAGTTTAGCAATAACATACAAGACAACAAAAAACCTATTATTCTTTTCATACCAATTAAACCCTCCCCTTTATTTTTCCAATGTAGTATTGGGAATTAATTCTTTAAGTCATTAATTTACAATAATTATATACGAATTCTGTAATATTGTTAAGCAGGTATGAATATATCAATCTCTGCATAAAGGCAGCAAGACTTCTTATATGTAAGCTTACAAAAAAGTTTGCTCTAGGATTTTTTATCTTACGCCATACTTGTTTTTGGTAATAGCTGATTTTATTGAAATTTCTTACCTTTCGATATTTTTCTTTGCAAACTTTTTGTCTGTTAAATTATTTCCTCGCATTTTATAATTTTTATATAAAAGTCTTCAGTCAGAAAGTAGGTGACCTTAATGAAACCTTATATCATCGACCTCTAGGTACTGAAGCTATCTACCCTATTAGGTAAATCTTATAGTTTTGTACCAGGGATTATTTTGAGTATTGGATTTTATGACGAAATGGCAAAATGGGAAGATGAACTATTACAAAGTAAGATTTCTAGAATTTACAAGACCCAAAAGTATTATAAGTGTCCAAGGTTGGAAAAATACAAGGACTATCGTAATCGTAACCGTGGGTATGGTTATCATTACTATAAAGAAAGCAAGTACATACGTAAATTCATATTCAGACAATTAAGGAGAAAGGCTAAGAGGGAGTTTGATATAGACAATTACTATAAATTTACTTCACATGACTATAAAACCTGCGGTTGGCTGACTTGGTAGTAAGCAATATGTGTGTTTATGTGAGACCGGAATTTTTAAGATTCCGGTTTTTCCATGGTTATTGATGTCCTGCCATGAAGCTGTGTCATTTCTCATTGCTAACCATCTGATATTCCTTAATGGTTTTCTAGCAAAGTGAATTCTGTGGTTTTCCGCTAACAACTGTTTATGCAGATATTTCCACTTGCTGGTTTGGGTTTTTTGCTAAGCGTATAAAGTATAAAACGTAAGTGCTTCAAAAGATGACGTCTAGCTATATCACGATCATTGCGATAAGCTAATGGTGTCATTTTTTGAAGCACTTTTTATGTTTATGATTCAGCCTGCATTCTTCCGGTAAATCCTTTGACCAAGGCAGGTACTTGTCCAGAAGTTCTGGGTGGTTTTTAAAATCTGTATTAGGCATTGCTTCAAGGATATATTTTAGATACTCATACACGTCCAAAATATTTGCTTTGGCAGATTCCACCAATGTATAAAGGATCGCATTAGCAGTTGCTCCCCTTGGAGTGTCAGCAAAAAGCCAGGCTCTTCTTGCCACGGCATATGGTTTGATATTTGCCTCACAAAGATTGTTTGAGATGGGAAGTCTTCCGTCTTCTAGAAATGTTTCGAGATACTTTTTCTGATTCTTAGCATAATTTAGAGCTTTTGTCAGGTTCTCATTTGTAGTAGAAATTGCAGAGGTCTCTTCAACCCATGACCAAAAGGCATCAAGAATGGCGCGTGACGCCTCCTGACGCTTCTCTTTCTTTTCGTCATATGACAGTTCCTTTATCTCATCTTCCACTTTGAAGAGAAGATTGATGAATTCCCTT
It contains:
- a CDS encoding Ig-like domain-containing protein; this encodes MKNLKKMLAAVLSVAMVGSMAIAPTFAATYSYEKEANELNTIGLYKGIDEKVFNPDLGASLDRQTGVVMLLRIFGQEDEALKLSMEQADTMLAKFKDAGTIAEFAKRQVAFAVEKGIVKGYAADSTFRPAAALNGKAYSSLILQQLGYDGDFDYKTAATKLSEIGGLTATQASAYNSDAGIIKDDLVGISYGTLEAKFKADGVKLIKSLITSGDVKVDDLKKTEIKYLEIKSVAAIADVTVDIGAAATLPATVKATYEDDTTADVSVTWPTVDTSKDGEQTIEGVIADTTVKATVKVIVAPAELRVEGVSSDNLKEIIVTFSRAIADADKAETEANYTVKVGSTSKGVDLATLSEDKKSVALTLTNAVKQQDKVDVTVKKEVGLTADATKSIDVIKDTTLPVASSIKLTGPNTFDITFSEPVQVNSASGSLAEVLVNNGIYGVVSKDLSANKRVLSVKIGVSSLGEGTYKVKVSNFSDFANFNVLSNTFELAYLKDTTAPVATLKSASQTEAIIVFDKAVFRKDKSGNDAKLTVDYFYHTYTAWKPVSVTTTDNKEFILSFNDGTGGLTDYYLPEGNVVVTVLKTAGDVEVVDAWGNKMADDAKLAATITVDKEAPTVTKVEATAENKVEITYSETLNQTSAETEENYVIKDSSAKKIEKTFDATYNSADKKVTLTISSALTGGTYTLEIKDIKDSSLAENKMVAVTKEFVVTDKTAIDPTAIKAAYLSTPAGEPEYIYVTFPEDMKVEGVGSILDKNNYRLNGAKLHDDATIEIFGSNKKVKITVPETVPATLVTGTLTVGRFADAAGNLYDALSTGIALSGESAPEMFKVTTKELNKIEIDIKGKVTTVSSDSFTVSGSVYGLGGIESISYAVNDDDKLEHTLILATLRDVSKLATSDSKPTNVTVVADKVKSDTGKAMAAGAFTTNIVDGIAPAFVAPTTDAAKKVSTTGKVITLTFDENVKAKSNDYAATDIIVTYDGAALVAGTDYTLAVSTTGSTTATLTFIKALTAGKTVKVETKSAVNYITDASANKAKAFSQEYTVE
- a CDS encoding small, acid-soluble spore protein, alpha/beta type, whose protein sequence is MSRRGGIMSESLKAEIAKELGVSNIVENEGWGSVSSRDCGNIVKKAIEMAERNLSNR
- a CDS encoding cell wall hydrolase; the encoded protein is MPFTARELLARLIKCEAGGEGMNGMKAVANVVMNRVHASYGEYLRVCQGDLRKVVFQPYQFTCVMDTVYGEVNPQTIWATPPEDIHYEVADWALAGNELSGIADCLWYYNPFSPSCSDIFPSSGTGEFITRVNQHCFYNPTPLYAET
- a CDS encoding CBS domain-containing protein, with protein sequence MKVREKMTKNVGYVNPSNTVVEAAQLMQKLNVGSVPVFDQNKVVGVVTDRDIVVRNVAHGKIPQDTKVQDVMTSQVTTVTPDMDVDEVSRIMAQQQIRRVPVIENNQLVGILALGDMATDYRFDTEASQALTEISKKTK
- a CDS encoding lipase family alpha/beta hydrolase encodes the protein MSNATLRFFIENGTGELSTQKESTNSLGECIFSYTPQNYYELKSKENPSVKITAQIKNSNKSSSIGFKLISTPIVMIYGYQESPEVYDNLSEYLTSNKFSCNTLEYDSKAGVIAGSKVLGKFLSDKRHEYISNGILVNKFTLITHSMGGLVARYYTTSKEYLKNEDVNKIIFTSAPHKGSYIASLGENFYNDQSIKDLAPDSNLFTNIFEASINKGLNRSIQVANITSQYDEVVTEESSNLDEWKINTEIFNIGENNFTMDSILSGDLLNAPNHKGILNNMRVFQRIGGMLNTNLAYPSEKQN
- a CDS encoding BNR-4 repeat-containing protein; this translates as MKRIIGFLLSCMLLLNLAVSITLAAELGVKCGDLDENGSINSIDFALLRKHLLGMSLLTGNPLKAADVNYDGSVNSIDIALLKMHLLGIKSLDTGEVKEFGKVEDNLMTYSGLTVVSYGGYLNGESFQQDGIISYNGYQYTAFWNTNRHVVFARRALPSGEWKKFEFTDYTNTSDDAHNTISIGICPKDGTIHLSFDHHGNDLHYRKSVNGLAADPANHSWDTSSFGAVTSSLGNTKVTLVTYPRFITTPEGNILFEYRYGTSGSGDQYLWEYSGATQQWTSLGKYIDGISDSVNAYAHGLSYGKGSNRLHMTWCWRDTSDATTNHDLCYIYSDDNGRTWKNNVGTEVAKTGTTFINKNSAGIKVWTINQNRGLINQEHHIVDSMGRVHVLLSHMPDSNSDDSNFTNARTKSKYFHYWRDVDGTWKRNAMDYSVVSNFRGKLAVSSSNTLYAILPDLRIASATAASNWTDWTLIDITDQGRFFSDPLIDLNRLYNEDKLTVLYPVKSSPNIYALTYNLK
- the tnpC gene encoding IS66 family transposase, which gives rise to NKEEGKQASSDSFMWVMRSAACEEIKAAFFHYSRSRSGDVAKQLLQGFHGYLTTDAYSAYEKAENIKRNLCWAHCRRYFIESIPLDNKGKEISGSKGAEGREFINLLFKVEDEIKELSYDEKKEKRQEASRAILDAFWSWVEETSAISTTNENLTKALNYAKNQKKYLETFLEDGRLPISNNLCEANIKPYAVARRAWLFADTPRGATANAILYTLVESAKANILDVYEYLKYILEAMPNTDFKNHPELLDKYLPWSKDLPEECRLNHKHKKCFKK